aatgaaaaaaaaacaaaaaagaaaaaagaaaggaaaaagaaaacatcacTAGAAAATACCACAACTACatatcctctctctctctctctacagaaaaaccctaaaacctcGATCTTGCCGGACTTCATTTCCGGTGAACGCTGGTGTCCGAGTCAGCGCCTTTTTCTCTCATTCCGAACGGGGAACTACGACTTGGATCTGGCTCCGGGAGGCATTTCCTGGGTGAGAAAATCGGTTTCTAGGGCGAGAAAGCGGAGGGATTGGAGTAGCGAAGCGCGAGACTGAGGGAGAGAAATCGGAGCGAGATGTACAAGAACCAGCTTCAGGAGCTGGCGCAGAGGAGCTGTTTCAATCTGCCGTCATACACGTGCATCAGAGAAGGTCCTGATCACGCGCCTAGGTTCAAGGCCACCGTTAACTTTAACGGCGAGATCTTCGAGAGCCCTAACTACTGCACCACTCTGCGGCAAGCCGAGCACTCCGCCGCTGAAGTCGCCCTGAACTCGCTTTCTAACCGCGGTCCCTCGCACTCGCTCGCCGCCAGGATTCTGGTGAGTCACGCTTCATTAAACGGCCTTTAGGGTATATTCTTGCTTCCGTAATTCTCAAAGCTTTTCGATCTTCTTTTTAggctaaataaaataaaattggactTTGCTATTGTGCGCCATGTGTTATTTGAGACCTTCTGTTTTTCATCTGCTCCATTGCTCTGTATTTTCTTGCGACGATCGGTGCATTTGAGCAGCTTCTTTCACATATTTCGCCCGCCCGCCAGTGTAACTCCGGCATGCTTTTTGATCGGCGGTTTGGGGGGATTGGTTTGAAAAGGGGTTGATTTTGAAATGACCGAAATATCCTTGGGTCTCATTTTTGGGTAGAATTGCAAAGTCGTGGGATATTCTGGGTAGCTGACGCGGATAATCTTAATTTAGGAAGCGAAAGTGAAAACTGTGTGGTATCTGTGAAGCCATAACTAAGATTGATCTAGTTTGCTTGTGTTTATTATTCCATCGCTGCTGATTGAGTCTTCTGGTACATCAGGGTTAATGATTGCTTATAGGGGTATTCCAGTCAAGGAATTTGTGGTAAAACCTAGCAATTTTGGGCCTATTCCtttttgttgttcttcttcttcattcctTGTTTGGccattgagaaaagaaaaagggaaattttGGGTTGATTTATTTTGGTGTctggaggaaaagaaaactaCTCCATTGAGCCAGGTGGCTGTATTAGTCTTTGTTAAAGcgtggttttttgttttcttatctctaattatgaaatgaaattcaagagtttgattcattttccattttatgGATTTTCTTGAAAGGTCAATTGAGCATTTCAATTCGCAAGAGGATTTCCTAAAAAGTAGTCACCTTTTCTTAGCCACACCTCTATTTTCctccccttttttttcctttctttggtTGGTCTCCAAAAGTTTTGAACCTGTTGGATGGAGCACAGGGTTAGAATATTTAATTGTAAGATACTAATTCCTCAGAGGCCTTTGTCATATGTAATTGTAAGATAAAAAAACCAttagaaaaagaggaaaaattgtAAGTTGTTCTGGGAGATAGGATTTCATGTATGCCTCTTTCATTGCCATTTTTCAagcttcattttctctttttggtgataggcttttgtttttgttcctattgggacttgaacctcaAACCTCCCAGAAAATATCCCAACCGTTTAATAACATGTGAGATGAGCCTCAAGGACGCATTTTTCAAGCTTCAAATGAATGTTTAACTTTTCTGTGAGGTATTTGTTCCAAATTTGCAATTCATTTGAAACCCGCCTCTGTTTGATTGTGAggcttcaattatttttcttgccTATTCTCTGTTTGCCTATAGAAAGAAAAGTCATTCCTCTTACATATTCAGTTCCTAAAGAATGAAAGGAGTTTCATAGTATGGGATAAaagtaaatctaaaaaaaaaccaatcaacTATTTAATTTCTACTTCcttgtaaaaatatttgttaaaataatttggtCATTAAATAGCTGACTAAGAGTGGGATACTACTCCATGTCATGTCCTCATCTTGTATGTTGTTTTGATGCGATAATTCTCGTGGACCATTATCTGTTTTTTTCTGTATGTGAAACACACCATGCATGGCTTTTTCAGAAGTCATCAAAGGCAATATTGCTTGTCTacttaatgatataaaaaattctGTCAAGATAGACAAATAAAGACTTTGTGAAATGGGGATAATTTGGCCTCAGATTCCATTTGTGTGCTTTTGTCACAGCCTTGAAAAGGAGATATACTAGTAGCTTTCAATATGTGTTGTGTATCCATATTCCTTGATCTACTTGGTTCACAGCTATgattagatatttttttcatgatacTGATTAAGTTTTACCATTGTTAGGATGAGACGGGAGTGTACAAGAACCTTTTACAGGAGATTGCACAAAGAGTAGGAGCACCATTGCCTCAATACACAACTTTCAGGTCAGGCCTTGGGCACCTACCTGTTTTTACAGGTACAGTAGAATTGGCTGGAATCACATTCACAGGGGAACCTGCAAAGAATAAGAAACAGGCAGAGAAGAATGCTGCAATGGCAGCTTGGTCATCTCTAAAACAATGTAAGTTCcagtctaaatttttttttagtagttAGCTGCAATGGTAGTCAGTAGTAGATTTATGgagagttatatatatatatatatatgtgtgtgtgtgtgtgtgtgtgtatgtatcaaatatataaaattaataataggaAAAATTACACCAAGAAAAGTGATATATATACATGCTTTGTCCATCAGTCTCTGTCTATCCAGTGAAATTCTTTATGGCAAAGATGAACTTATGatatatgtatttatctacTAGAGAAGAATGGAATCAGGTTCTAACATTAATAGGGAAAAAAGGGGGTTCAAGCGTAAAGATTTGGAGTTGATAGAATTTGCATCAAGTCTGATGTTTATTTAATGATCCGTGTCCAATTGCAATGCTACTAAGTTGTTGGAAGATGACTGACATTATACCCCACACCTGAACTTAGGACATATGATTAGTATATCAAGCAAGAGTGGATATATCATAGAACTGGGTTGGTGCAGAAGGCTCATTCTAATATGAGCCTGCCAGTTGATGCTAAGGATTTGAGTCTtccattttaaatattatttttctgcTCCATTCTCTATAGGATTTAATATCTGTTATGTTGGAAAACTCTTGGGTCAATTCCTTCTTTACCgcatctaaaaaatattttccctgTATATTTCCTCCtgataatatcatatttttataatattcaatgGGCCATTATTTTGATTCCTGCTGCCCCTTTTGTTTGACATTCTAGTGAGATTTTCAGTTTTGCCTCCAATGCATCTCAAAAGCCTTGAAACTTACGTAAATTacatgttttcttttatgcCCAGTGGCAAAAGAGGCTGCAAGTTCATCATCTGAGACAGAGAACAATGATGAGCTGGAGCAGATCACAATAGCACGAGCACTATTGAATTATCGGCTGAAGGAAAAGATGGCAATAGCAAACTCCCCTAGTGGCACGTTGTCTTTCCCAAAGAAATTTCCAATTCAGAGTTCAAGATTGTTTAGTCCTCAGCTGCCTCCTGTTGCCACATCAAAAATTCTCCCTTTAATCTGCCAAAAGACACCTCCTCGAAACAGACCTCCATCACCAACTGCAAATGATGGTTCTATGCCATCATCACAGCCACGAAGCAGACCCACGTCAACAACATCAAGTGAGAACCCAGTGCCACCATCACAGCCTCTAGCACTGGACGTTCGTGCAGTCCGCCCCCAGAGATTCCCTGCAGCAGGGGCAGTTCCTTATGTTCCTATCCGGCAGTTTAGGACACCTTATCATGGGATTGCACCACCAGTGACAATAAGGAATGCTGTTCCTGTTTTCTCTGCACCACCTTCTGGGCTGCCCCCTCAGGTGATTCGGGCTCCGCATATGCGAATTGCCCCACCAGTTTGTGTTAGGCAAGCTGTTCCAGTTTTTGCTGCTCCACCAGTACGAAAAGAAGATCCTCTAGTTGTTCGAAAAGAAGATCCATCAGCTGCTTCATTGCCTTCCCTGCCAACTAAATCACCAGCTCATGTAGAGGAAACTGGAAGTGCAACTGCCAATGACCTGCAAGAATTTCAAGCAGTAAAGAGCTTGGAACAACTAAAGATATGATGGCGGTTGGGTTGGGTAGGACTTAAATCGACAAGGAATTATATTATGGTCTTGTGTTGGTTTTCAGGttttttgccttctttttttcatcttaTTATATGAGTGCGCTTCAACCCCCTCTTTATTTGCTAGTTCTTTGTTTTGTTAAAGCTACGTTGTTCGCAGGTTAAATTAGCATCGGCAATCTTTAATCGTTGCAATTCAAGAGCAGCTGCACCGCAAATGCTCTATAGCTTATTGTGATTTATACTTTTATCATGTATGCATGTTGGTCATATCATTTTATAGTAGAGCCGATTTAGTATCCATAAAGTGTTTGTTCACACCTGGGGTTCCTTCCATGCTGTAACGCAGCTTTCTATGGTCGGTCATGGGCGTGTAAGGGGAAATTGGAATTAGTTTCTGTAATGTAATTTCCTCAATACTGGGATCATATAACTTCTTAGGATGGGGGATTGTGACTCTGTACAGATAAGATATTAGTGATAATCTTATGGTGGCTACAACTTGGTTTCTCTGGCGAAAGGCTATTTTGGATTGAACTTCGATTCCCATTTAGGATTAAAGCGGAAATTATGAGGATGATGAGGTGTTTGTACGATTAAAGATGGATCAGAAAGCTTTTGGTATTTCTGAAGCCAAAGTGGATGGAGAAGCTTTAGCCCTTGCCTCTGTTATAATCCTAAACTGAAGCCAAGATCTATCTTTGAAATCAAATGAAGATGACTAGGCAAACAACCCAATTTTCAGTATTTCAAGGGAGATTCCAAATCAGGCCAGATGCATCTCTGAACTGGTTTCTGCCTTCAATCTCAGTTAGAACAACCCCCTTAGAATGAAAAAGGAGGTTTTCATGTGAAAAAACAGAGGAGTTTTTAAAGGCTCGGCTTATCTCTCAAACTTCAAACTGGAATAATGTTTtcatcctttctttttcttctttaattttggGAGACCCCCACAGGGCTCCCTGGTTAGCATTCCTTGACTCAAAAGCGTCAAGCCTACTCACCAAACGCATCCTCCTTTCTACAAGTATACGAACAAGAAAATGAGAGTATTATTGAGCCCTCCTAATTGCCCATGATGTCCAACATATTTGCAGAATCATATCGAAGACAGCAGAGGCTCAAATTCATACACTAATACACTGCCCAAGACACGAGCCTTTTTATCTCTTTCTAGCATTTGTTCTGGGAACAGTcctaaagagaaaaaagaacttACCAGAACACTGTGGAGTGGAGTTTTGGTAAGAATCATCAAGGGCTTGATGATGTGGGCCCTTTAGGACAGCGAGTAAATGAGGGGTTTGATTAAGAGCAGGGTTCTGACGGAGGCTTGACTCTTGGATTATCTCATCATGAAATTTGGTCAATTAATTTTGAACCCACTGCCTCACGTACTTGTTTTAACACAGTTTTCTGAAAGTGGGATTTAATTCAAATGGCCGTATTCATCAAAAGTTTTTTGGCATGTTCATCTCCTTTGGTGCCTCTCATTAAATGCTTGTCCCCTCTCTTACCCATGCTTCaacttaagagaaaaaaatgaatgctGTTTTGTTGAAACAAATCACAATGATCAAACACAAAAGACATGAACATGAAACAAAGAGAACCAATTCTGCAATCCACCATACCAATGAGCACAAAAGCTCTCGATGTCTCTCTGCCTTCCACACTGAAATTTAAACCATGATAAACTCTAAAACAGGACATATTAGAAAATCTCACCAACCCTACACACTCACCCATAAAAAAGAGTTCTTATGGTGAGCCATGTGAAAACCcaatagaattttaaaaggCTATAACAAACCATACCTACTAATAATGAGACATCTTTATGATAGATCAAGGGTTTACATCAGGTAGTTAAATGATTAATTGAACAAGAAGCACTATTAGATGGCCTATCATGTGGATGATCTTCTCCTACAGGAGAGTGGGATGTGAGCCCACCAAAACCCAAAAGCTACCAATTTTGCTTCAGCAACACCCCTAACCACCAAGAAACAGCAGTGGCATCTTTATCCATATGTGGGTTAAAGCTTTATGGTGAAAAGAACAGAGCATGGAAttggggagagagagagagagagagagagataagtGAAATGATGTAAAAAGAGGGTACTACAATAAGTGTGATGGGCAAGCAaaggttgagagagagagagagggggggaggggggagtgCAGAGTGGCAAATCCAAGTGGAAATGGGGTGTGACGTGGTGGGGTATAGTCTCCACTTGAAAGACACCAACACCTCAAAGCAAAGCCCATGTAAGCATTCTATTGATTTACGCAACATTTTTTGGGGAGGTGTGTGTatgcgagagaaagaaaatgggcCCAGCCCAGACAGCTGGGGCCCACAAAGAGAGGTGTGTGTGGGGGAGACTTGATTGGACCTTGATGGGGCCCAAAAGTGGGTTAAGGAAGGGCCGTGGCATTATTCCTTTCCTATGAGAAAAGCAAATGGGTGAAGGGAAAAGGCGATAGGAACCCTCCACCCATAGGGACATGGAAAATAaagcaagaaaacaaaagagaaatgaGGAGTGAGTGAGAGGGGAGACAAAGTGGAAGGATGTTAATCCCATCAACCCTAaagtttataaaagaaaaatataccCATTTGACTTTGGTTATTGCTCATCATACCCCATTCATTGTACTATATCTGGGACATGCTTGTTATATATGTCACTCATAGAATGTCTTCCTGTATGTGTTCTCTTTGCTTTCTCCAACATCTCCCTTGTCCCTCTCTTCTTTCCCACCTCTCCCCTTCATCACCCTCAATTTTTGCCCTCTAAAAACCCATTACTCTATCCCATCTTATTCAATCAATTAACTAGCCAAAACAAACCACATGATTTTGTCTCAAAAGCCCATTGCATCTTTGCCTAGAGAACCCAtcacatattttgatttttttgacaTAGTGAGTCAATGAAGTAATAATATTTTGCAAAATTAGCCTCAAAAACCCATTCAAAGGTTTGATCTTAGTGAATCAATGAAGGTTTGTAGATCACCTAAAAACATCACCATCTTAACCATCTAAGGCATGCATAGGACTTAGCAGcatgtgtgtgtgagagagggGAGATTACTTATGTCCAAAGTGACCACACACAATAAGACCCACAACAGCATGTATGGAGCATAAAAGGCTTTTCAGTGTTGGAAGGTCAAATTCTTTTACtttaatgtttttcaaaattttcaacatggTTTTGTGATCCTACTGGCATGGAGATAGTGGAATGCAAAGTCATAGAGAGGAGATTggaaaatcttttctttttgaaactGGGGTTTCAATCTTCCCATTATCCAATCCAAACGGAAGAAAATATGTTTCAATCATTTGGTCTTTTCTATTTTGAGTATTGGACTTGTGGAAATACATCCACAACAATACTTTCAAAGTTTGAAAActgcaaataaatattttcatcattaccATCTGAAAATTTCGTTCCATTGATTAACCCAACCTTTGAATGGGTGGATTTTTTGCTACGGaaaatataatagaaacaaaCCATTCCTTGGACCTACTCATAGGCGTAGTACTCATAGTATATaggttttgttttgaaaacaaaaatagcttGTGAGAAAACATAGTATCACtcaaaaaaaagaataaaataaaatatatttatttcctcttttatttttttctaatatactttgaatttagatttttttttgttacaaattgtttttttttttttaattgttacaCTAATACAAGCTTATTGTTGTGTTGTTATAACCTTATATATCTAGGTAGCAATACGATAAGGTGATTCATTTAGTTAAATATATCTACAAATCATAagatatataaatgataatatgTAAGGAGTCAAATTTGTCTCTCACTATCACCTTTCTAAGTATACTAGTTGAATAATAGCGCACTTATTATGGAAGGGAGTTTGTCTTGACAAAACCACCCCAACGACGTAATATAAGGCAGAAAGtccaaaaatataacaaaatctcATCTTAGTGGAACTTGACAAATTAGGCAAACTTGCAACACAACCACCATTCAAATAAGTATTGCATGGTTGAGAATGTTTGTCATTTGTCTTCTTCATTACATACTGCATAACTAGTAACGGACAATTGTCCCAATTTGAACTGCGATGCGATTTAAAGTATAATCAATTGTATGTTGTCACTTGCCCTATGGTGACACTCGAGAGAGAATgactaattttcttttcaaaaattatatcaaattttcttactaTTATTGAAAATCTAATGGAACAATTAAAAGGGGCATCCTAAGGGTTcttaggattttcctttttataagtATCCTCATTAAGAAATGAGAGATCTTGTTCAGAAAAACCATAAGCACAAGCAATAACAACTGCAACTCTAATGATGTATTAATTTAACTTGAAACACTAAAAATTGAATTGACTAAATTGTTTTCACAATTCTTAAACCAAATTGACCTTAATAACTATTGAAAACTAAACTGATacacatttatttaattttgattagaTTGAATCAGATATAccgaatttttaattttcacttaCACCCTTACCCATGAGAATACATACAAAATACAATGGAGTTTCCTCTAAGGCTCCACAAGTCTTTACAATGGAGCCAACCTCACCGGATCACCAACCCATTTTCATtgacataaaaaaatacaatcattgTATCAAAAAGATTAGTTTTAACCCCATGTTCCCAAGCCCATTTCTTAATTCAATCCCCCTTTTTCATCCTTGCTTGTGATCCAATATTGCCCCATTgctactttttttaattaaacaaaactaaataccaaaaaaaaaagaaaaaagaaaaaaagggacctgtaaacaaataaaattttgcagGGTGTGTGTGGGAAGCATGTGAGAGAGCTTTTCACGCATGCCCAAAAGGAGATGaaacaataaaaatgtttttagtgttTTCACAAAATACAAAGCATATTTAATGTATATTAATAGCTTCTTTTTTCCTCTTACATATCTCTTTAGGGCGTTTGTCAAATCCCCAAAAATCACCGACCGAGGCTAATGTGCGCCGACGGTCCGCGCCGGAAAAGGAATGagaaaaaacatcaaataaaataatatgaaaggggggagagagagaagaggatTCACTTTTTTCACTATCATGCGCATTTCGCTTTTTATAATGTTGGTCTGGAATTAAGAAACCGCCCTCCTCTCTATTCAATTCTACTCCTGGTCCCTCAACCCCCTCCCCCCTCCACTCTTTTCTGCCCTTCCTCTCTTTTAATATTCTCAATTttgccattttcctttttttttttttccagtggAATTGCATGtcttttgtttttacttttttataactttatgagtaatttattattatttttattattttcgtttTAAATGACATGATAATAGCCAAAGTTTTTTCCGGGTATTTTCCTTTCCCATCCCATCCCATTCCATCCTAATAAGATAAATTTGagacaaaaataaacaactcaaaagtggttttatattttttgttaaacttATAATGAATTCTAGTGTTGTCTTatccaatttcattttatttcattttttaaaattttttcaataataaaattaaacaaataaggTATGTCACATGACCAATCCACTATTATCCTTCTTCGTCGGAgacaaaaatgtattttttttattcaatttcaataaaacacaaaaagaagaaatttttttgttcaattttcttGATGGAATATAAACTTATACAACACACTTTCGAACATATGaaacatgcaaaaaaaaaaaaaaaacatgtatgtAAAGCAATAAGCAAATAGCTTATCCATCACactactactttttttttttt
The sequence above is drawn from the Vitis riparia cultivar Riparia Gloire de Montpellier isolate 1030 chromosome 6, EGFV_Vit.rip_1.0, whole genome shotgun sequence genome and encodes:
- the LOC117916272 gene encoding double-stranded RNA-binding protein 2, which gives rise to MYKNQLQELAQRSCFNLPSYTCIREGPDHAPRFKATVNFNGEIFESPNYCTTLRQAEHSAAEVALNSLSNRGPSHSLAARILDETGVYKNLLQEIAQRVGAPLPQYTTFRSGLGHLPVFTGTVELAGITFTGEPAKNKKQAEKNAAMAAWSSLKQLAKEAASSSSETENNDELEQITIARALLNYRLKEKMAIANSPSGTLSFPKKFPIQSSRLFSPQLPPVATSKILPLICQKTPPRNRPPSPTANDGSMPSSQPRSRPTSTTSSENPVPPSQPLALDVRAVRPQRFPAAGAVPYVPIRQFRTPYHGIAPPVTIRNAVPVFSAPPSGLPPQVIRAPHMRIAPPVCVRQAVPVFAAPPVRKEDPLVVRKEDPSAASLPSLPTKSPAHVEETGSATANDLQEFQAVKSLEQLKI